From the Ammospiza caudacuta isolate bAmmCau1 chromosome 24, bAmmCau1.pri, whole genome shotgun sequence genome, one window contains:
- the LOC131567556 gene encoding tetraspanin-18-like, producing the protein MGVLSCMKYLMFIFNVLVFAGGTCLATMGVWVAVDPAGFQGIVAARAVLSAGAWLLLAVGIALSLLGFLGCCGALRRSRPLLLLFFILVSLVFLMQLIGAILFLVHWKQVQPEHFLSELQRNYGGDEGAEVFSTTWNTLMVMGCFSTFGRTLQRYISLPGTCSLAVLGIEIFAMFFAFCLYYNFD; encoded by the exons atgggtgTCTTGAGCTGCATGAAGTACCTGATGTTCATCTTCAACGTGCTGGTGTTT gctgggggAACGTGCCTGGCAACCATGGGAGTCTGGGTGGCCGTGGACCCGGCTGGTTTCCAGGGCATTGTGGCCGCCAGGGCCGTGCTGAGCGCGGGCgcgtggctgctgctggccgtGGGCATcgccctgtccctgctgggcttCCTGGGCTGCTGCGGGGCCCTGCGCCGGAGCCGCccgctcctgctgctg TTCTTCATCCTCGTCAGCCTCGTCTTCCTCATGCAGCTCATTGGCGCCATTCTCTTCCTGGTGCACTGGAAACAG GTCCAGCCTGAGCACTTCCTGTCTGAGTTGCAGAGGAACTATGGTGGGGACGAGGGTGCTGAGGTGTTCTCCACAACCTGGAACACCCTCATGGTCATG ggctgcttctCTACCTTCGGCAGGACCTTGCAGAGGTACATCTCCCTCCCTGGGACCTGCAGCTTAGCCGTGCTGGGCATTGAG ATCTTTGCCATGTTCTTCGCCTTCTGCCTTTACTACAACTTCGACTga